CAGTTTTGTTTCCGACCATGTGGAAACCCTCTATGAAATCGATATCCAGTATCGTGAACTGGCGGAAGAAATGGGCATCGAGCTGCAGCGCACCGAGTCGCTTAATGTCATGCCGGGCTTCATCGCCGGTCTGACAAACCTGGTGCTGGGGGCGGTCCGGGAAAAGAAGTGGCTGTCTGACTAAAAAAAGACTCCGGCAGGCGCGTGTCCCGCGCTTGCCGCTTGATTTGCGCTCAGCGCGCATCTTTTCCCCTCACCCGGCAAGGCGGATATCATTGGTGTCGATGATGATGAGCCTTTTTTTGTACAGGGCGCCGATCGCCTTTTTGAAGTTTTTTTTGCTCACCCCGAACAGGGCATAGATATCTTCCGGCGGACTTTTATCGCTGACGGCGATTCTGCCGCCATGGGCCTGCAATGTCGCGAGGACGGCCTGGGCAATGTCGTCGACAGCCCGGCCGCCCGTTTTTTGCAGGCTCAGGTCGATTTTGAGGTCTTCCCGTATTTTTTTGATAAAGCCTTTCACCCGCCGACCGACGGCAAGCCGCTGAAACACCTCGTTTTTATAGATCATCCCTCCATGGCACTGGTTGACAATCGCCTTGTATCCCAGATCGGTTTGCTCGGCGATGAGCAGGTCCACCTCCTGCCCCTCGGTATACTCCGGGGGCTGCAGATCGAGGAATTTGTCAATTTTGGCGGAGGCAATGATACGATTGGTTTTTTCATCCAAAAAGAG
This region of Desulfobulbaceae bacterium DB1 genomic DNA includes:
- a CDS encoding GntR family transcriptional regulator codes for the protein MARIGKINKLTIKRTRNDGALLDGGESGDILLPTREVPEKCQAGDEIEVFVYTDQEDHLRATTRKPHATVGEFAPLRVKTITSSGAFLDWGLEKDLFVPKSEQRQRMQEGKSCIVHLFLDEKTNRIIASAKIDKFLDLQPPEYTEGQEVDLLIAEQTDLGYKAIVNQCHGGMIYKNEVFQRLAVGRRVKGFIKKIREDLKIDLSLQKTGGRAVDDIAQAVLATLQAHGGRIAVSDKSPPEDIYALFGVSKKNFKKAIGALYKKRLIIIDTNDIRLAG